GGGTCCGTGGCTTACTACCGGCAGGTCGGCGACGTCCCCCCCAAGCGGCACACCCAGTTCCGCGACGAGCACGGCGCGCTGCGCTACGAGGAGCTGATGGGGGAGGAGGGGTTCTCCTCCGACTCCAGCCTGCTCTACCACCGCGGCGTGCCCTCGGCGATCGTCGACAGCCAGGTCTGGGAGCTGCCCGACCTCACCACCACCCCGAACCACCCGCTCAAGCCGCGTCACCTCAAGCTGCACGACCTGGGGGTCTCGACAGGCTCGACCACCGAGAACGGCTCGACCACCGGGGACGGCTCGACCACCGGGAACGGCTCGACCACCGACGCCGTCACCGGCCGCCGGCTGGTCCTGGGCAACGGTGACGTCCGGATCTCCTACGTCGTCGCGACCGAGCCGTCGCCGCTCTACCGCAACGCGGTCGGTGACGAGTGCGTCTTCGTCGAGACCGGATCCGGCACGGTCGAGACGGTCTTCGGGGTGCTGTCGTACCGGGCCGGCGACTACGTCGTGGTCCCGCGCGCTACCACCCACCGCTGGGTGCCGGCCGAGGAGAGCCGGCTCTACCCGATCGAGGCCAACAGCCACATCGCCCCGCCGAAGCGCTACCTCTCGAAGTACGGTCAGCTCCTCGAGCACGCGCCGTACTGCGAGCGCGACCTGCACGGCCCGACCGAGCCTTTTCTTGTCGACTCGACAACCGACGGGGTCTCGACAGGCTCGACCACCGGAGACGGCTCGACCGACGTCTATGTCAAGCACCGCGGCTCCGGCCCGAGCGGGCTGGTCGGCACGCGGATGACCTACGCGACG
This DNA window, taken from Nocardioides sp. HDW12B, encodes the following:
- a CDS encoding homogentisate 1,2-dioxygenase domain-containing protein encodes the protein MAYYRQVGDVPPKRHTQFRDEHGALRYEELMGEEGFSSDSSLLYHRGVPSAIVDSQVWELPDLTTTPNHPLKPRHLKLHDLGVSTGSTTENGSTTGDGSTTGNGSTTDAVTGRRLVLGNGDVRISYVVATEPSPLYRNAVGDECVFVETGSGTVETVFGVLSYRAGDYVVVPRATTHRWVPAEESRLYPIEANSHIAPPKRYLSKYGQLLEHAPYCERDLHGPTEPFLVDSTTDGVSTGSTTGDGSTDVYVKHRGSGPSGLVGTRMTYATHPFDVVGWDGCLYPYTFNVEDYMPITGKIHQPPPVHQVFEGWNFVICNFLPRKVDYHPLSIPVPYYHSNVDSDEVMFYVAGDYEARKGSGIGRGSISLHPGGYAHGPLPQAIEASLGAEYFDETAVMVDTFRPLELGEGALACEDPAYAWTWSGRGPDSRLAAPADPTQES